From Terriglobales bacterium, the proteins below share one genomic window:
- the mtnB gene encoding methylthioribulose 1-phosphate dehydratase yields the protein MKAILESLVEVGHEFYRRGWVLGTSGNFSARTTDSPLRLMITMSGLDKGALSDSSFLEIDDHAQVLSGSGRPSAETALHLKIVQRAGAGAVLHTHSIWSTILSDRFAASGGLSIQGYEMLKGLSGVSTHEHREWLPILENAQDYALLAQQMENLLAQNPEIHGILLRKHGLYTWGQDVAEAKRHVEILEFLLEAVGRGLPSGISE from the coding sequence GTGAAGGCGATCCTCGAGTCGCTGGTCGAAGTCGGCCACGAGTTCTATCGCCGAGGCTGGGTTCTGGGCACCAGCGGCAATTTCAGCGCCAGAACCACAGATTCGCCGCTGCGCCTGATGATTACCATGAGCGGCCTGGACAAGGGCGCGCTCTCCGATTCCAGTTTTCTTGAGATCGACGATCACGCGCAGGTACTCTCCGGCTCCGGGCGCCCTTCCGCCGAGACCGCCCTGCACCTGAAAATCGTGCAAAGAGCGGGAGCTGGGGCCGTGCTCCATACACACTCGATATGGAGCACTATCCTTTCCGACCGCTTCGCAGCATCAGGGGGCCTTTCTATTCAAGGCTACGAGATGCTCAAGGGCCTCTCCGGCGTATCCACCCATGAGCACCGGGAGTGGCTGCCGATCCTCGAAAACGCCCAGGACTATGCGCTCTTGGCGCAGCAGATGGAAAACCTGCTCGCGCAAAACCCCGAAATTCATGGCATCCTATTACGCAAGCACGGCCTGTACACGTGGGGCCAGGATGTCGCCGAGGCCAAGCGTCATGTTGAAATCCTCGAGTTTCTGCTCGAGGCCGTTGGCCGAGGATTACCTTCTGGGATCTCCGAGTAA
- the ureG gene encoding urease accessory protein UreG — MNELKRAFRVGVAGPVGSGKTALVDALSRSLWPEINLAVVTNDIYTREDADFLIRQGTLPAERVRGVETGGCPHAAIREDASMNLEAIADLEHTHPGIELVFVESGGDNLAAAFSPELVDVFIYVIDVAAGDKIPRKGGPGIRRSDLLVINKIDLAPHVGASLEVMERDTRRMRGDLPFVFTNLKDGTGLASVIAWLRRQMSLPVESRRRLVEARDLAAGTAPAGHHHHGEHAHSHDHHHPHS; from the coding sequence TGGATGCTCTCAGCCGCAGTCTTTGGCCGGAAATCAATCTTGCCGTCGTGACCAACGACATTTACACCCGCGAAGATGCGGATTTCCTCATCCGCCAGGGGACATTGCCCGCTGAGCGCGTGCGCGGCGTCGAGACCGGCGGATGTCCCCATGCCGCGATTCGCGAGGACGCATCCATGAACCTGGAGGCAATCGCCGATCTGGAACACACTCACCCAGGGATAGAGCTCGTGTTCGTCGAAAGCGGCGGCGACAACCTGGCCGCGGCCTTCAGTCCGGAATTGGTGGATGTGTTCATCTACGTAATCGACGTGGCTGCCGGCGACAAGATTCCCCGCAAAGGCGGTCCCGGCATACGCCGTTCCGATCTGCTGGTCATCAACAAAATTGACCTGGCTCCTCACGTGGGCGCCTCCCTGGAAGTGATGGAACGGGATACACGTCGCATGCGCGGCGATCTGCCCTTCGTGTTCACCAACCTGAAGGACGGAACCGGACTGGCTTCAGTGATTGCGTGGCTGCGCCGGCAAATGTCCTTGCCGGTAGAATCACGGCGCAGGCTGGTCGAGGCTCGCGATCTTGCGGCCGGTACGGCTCCCGCGGGACATCACCATCACGGCGAGCATGCTCATTCGCACGATCATCATCACCCCCATTCCTGA